Genomic segment of Macaca nemestrina isolate mMacNem1 chromosome 3, mMacNem.hap1, whole genome shotgun sequence:
GCAATAATCAGTGGAAGTCAGTTCATGGTAAGTCTGCTCGCGCGCGTGGGTGCCACGATTATTATACAAGCTGATTTACACACTGTCCGTTGAAAACCTATGCACCATAAATGCAAATGAAGGGTCACTATTCCTACTGTTCTGGCGAGTCATCGTGCAGGATACACAGGACCATTCGCGAGGTTCTAAAATCTGcactctctgctaaaaatacagtgAAACATGCTCGTCCTCCTCGCAGCTATAGCAGTTGAAGTAAATCCCACGCAGATGTCCAGGAGCGCATGAAGGGCCTTCACATAGATTCACATGGGCAGATGGTTTCCGAGAAAGGTGGGCGAGGGGCCCGCGCGGCCTGCAGCCTGTGGGTGCAGCTTCCTTCAGACAGAGCCTCTGGGGGCTCTGTCCGGGCCCACCGGGCACCATGGGACAAACTGCGCCCTTCAGGGGCATGAAGCTCTGCGCTCTGGGTGAGGGCTCCACAGGCTCCACAGGCCAGAACTTGCTAAGGTTGGTGACACAGACGGAGGTGCGTTCTCAGGGCGTCCCTGCACCTCCCCCGGCGCCCGGAGCGCGTTCCCTGCTGCAGCCACTGAATCCGGCGCAAAGTTATTTAACGCTGCAATTAGCTGGCAGGGTGAGTCATCGgctccccagcctcctgccgcCACAGCAGAAACGAACTGGAAGGGACCAGGGGTGCAGGCCCAGCTGCTCGGCCGAGGGCCTTCCGGAGACGCTCCCATCCCCCCAACCAAGGGGCCGAGGCGAGCTCCTCTCAGGAAAAGGCTGGAGGGCCCAGAGAGGCCGGGGAGGtgaccttcccccaccccacacacccaGCCGCCCCACGCCTTCCTCTCACCCACCTCGAATCGTCAGGGTAGGAATGAGGCGGAGGAATTTGCCGCCCTTGTCCCCCTCACTCAGGCCGTGAACCGCCTTCTGATGAATTAATTCACGTGCACCCGCGTCTGGGGAAAATTCCTGTCTGATCCAGACGAGCTTTGCAGACTAAAACCAAACGAGACTCATCCTAGGTTCTAAGACGTCGGCTCCAGCTTAGTTCAAATGGCTAGTCCTAAAAGTCAGCGCCCCTACTCATCCCCCGAACCGCGtgcacacgcgcgcgcacacacatgcacacactacaCACGAAACACACCACACAGGCACCCACAAGCAACACGCCGCACAGGCGCAGACGTCAGCACTTCCCAGAGACCCTGAACGTCCTCATCCCTTGAACAACCCCCTCCCCCCACAGCACTCGGGCTcactcctcccttccccccagcACCCggtccctccccctccctccccaggctcactcctcccttccccccaggacctggccccctccccctccctctccggGCTCCTTTcccccccaccccagcacccgggctctcctttcctccctcctctcccaggctccccctttccccttctccttaCCCAGGCTCTCCCCAATACCCACTCACCCCTAGCACACGAGCTCCCCTCTCCCCAACTCCCTGCACCCCCATAACTTCCACAGGCTTCCCGGCCGCTGGCAGGCGGGTGGGCGGGAAGTGAGGCCCAGACCCAGTGGatagagaggggagagaggggagcgCAGACGCAGGGGCGCAGAGCGGTGGGGAGCgctgggggtggggcccaggggGTCCGGGAGAGCGAGCTGGGGGTGGAGAGCGGCGTTTCCGCAGCGGCCCGCGCCGGATAGGGGCGCGGATAGGGAAGGAAGGCGGAGAGACGCGGCCAGGGACCCCCGctctgggaggaggaggcggagggGCGTCCCGGGGGTGGCGGGGGCTGCCGGGGGCGGGGAAGGGCGGCGCCAGGGCGAGGCGCGCGGGGCCgcgggcggggtgggggggtgggggggggacgAGCGTCCTGGGAGGGGCCCCGCGGGCTGGGGAGGGGGCGCGCGCCCTGCGGTCTCTGCGCCGCATCGGTTCCCGGCGCGGGgtcgcggcggcggcggcggcggcggcgggaggcggaggatgcgggctccggcggcggcggcgcgggccCGGGAGGACgcgggaggatgaggaggaggccGGCGGTCCGGCCGCGCGGCGCCGGGAGGAGGCGCaggcggcgggggcggcggcgggcggcggcgggCGCGCGGGGTGCGGGCCGGCTCGGGCGCGGAGGATGAAGTGGAGCGTCCGCGGGGCCTGCGCCGcgctctcctcctgcctcctgctcGCCTGCGCGCTCAGCGCCGCCGCCGTCGGCCTCAAGTGCTTCTCGCTGGGCTCGGAGCTGCGCGGGGAGCCGTTCCGCCTGGGGGCCGCCGCCGGCGCCTTCTACTCGGGGCTGCTGCTGGCCGCCGGCCTCTCGCTGCTCGGCGCCGCCCTGCTCTGCTGCGGACCCCGGGACGCGCCCCTCGCGGGGTCGGAGCCGGGCCCGGGTCTGGGGGTACCCGCGGCGCCGGCAGGAGCTTCCGAGGCCGCGCCGGGCGAGCCGGGGGCCGCGGCCGGGGCCCCGGGGCCGGTGAGCAGCCAGAACCTGCTTCTGCTCGGCGTCCTGGTCTTCATGCTCGGGGTCCTCAGCGCCTTTGCGGGCGCCGTGATCGACGGCGACACCGTGTCCCTGGTGGAGCGCAAGTACTCGCACTACTGCCTGCCCCCGCGGGCGCCAGGTTCGAGCCCCGGCTCGGCCCCAGGTTCAACCCCCGGCTCAGCCCCCGGCTTGGCCCCGGGCTCGGCCCCCGGCGCCCCGCGCTCCCGCAGCACCCTGGACAGCGCCACGTCCGCCAAGTGCCGCCAGCTGAAGGACTACCAGCGCGGCCTGGTGCTCTCCACCGTCTTCAACTCGCTCGAGTGCCTGCTGGGCCTGCTCAGCCTGCTGCTCGTCAAGAACTACAAGTCGTCGCAGGCCCGGCGCGGTCGGCGCGGCAGGCGGAGGGGAGGCCGGGCCCTGGCGCGGCCCCGCGGCGGCTCCGGGCTCCGCGCGCAGCCGCTCGCCTCTCGGGCGCGCCGGGGCCGGCGGGGCCGGCGGGGGCGGCGGCTGCAGCAGCGGCCGAGCGAGGCCTCCATCCTTTCCCCGGAGGAGTCGGACTTGGCCGCCCCCGGGGACTGCGCGGGCTTCGCGGCGCACCACGCGGTCTCCTACATCAACGTGGGCGTCCTCCACGCGCTGGACGAGGCGGGCGCGGAGGTGCGCTGCGGGGGGCACCCGTCGGTGGAGCTGCCGGGGTACGCGCCCTCGGACCCCGACCTCAACGCCTCCTACCCCTACTGCTGCCGGCCGCCCTGCGAGACGCCGCGGCCCTGGGAGACCCGTCGGGCCTGCTGAGCCCGCGGGCCGGACCCCGATCCCGCGGACCGTGCTTGCGTTCCCCCCGCCCCGCTCAGGACCCCCGCGGCAAGGGAGGACGGGCGGCGGGGTGGGGTCCAGGGCCAGGCCTCAGGGGCGCTGCCTCTTCCACGTGGCTTTGCAGCCTCCGGCCTGGCCCCCTCTGCGGGCTCCGTGACCACAGGAGGGGGCCCCTGATGTGACCATTTCTGTATCTGGGAGGTTTCTCTTCTTATTTGTGTCGTTCATATCTGGATTCCATTTTCAAGTTTACAATAAATGTTTGGGCTTGGCTAGCCCGACTGCACTTTTCTTGGCAAGTCCAAACCCTGGGGCTGCTCTGCCTGGTGGTCCGAGGCGAGGGGGACAGAGCGAGCGCCCCAGGACGGCGACTTCCCGCGGAGGAAGAGCGGACAGAAACGAAAAGCAACTGGTAATTCGGGAAAGGAGAAGCGAAAACACCCAACGGCAACACTTTGTACACGGATGTGCCTGCTTTTGTTGATACTTTCTTACTGTAAAGCTCTCCATAAATAGTGGAAATGTTTGGTAAATTTATTgcaatttaaaattggtgagttcctttattaaattaattgctatgttattggagaatattcaTCAAATTGGAATTAATTAGAGGATGTCTACGCACAAGTCAGTGTTGGGAGAAATGGTTTCATTTGGTCTGACGGACGTTGAGTTTGAACAGTTGTATTCTGCTAGCTAGTTGACTGAATCCAGCCTCTTTCTAAAGCTAACTTTCTGTGTGTGTAGAGACACTGATGCCACATcccatacatttcttttctttcgtttttcttttcttttctttttcttttttctttcttttttttttttttttttttggaaactggTTGTGTGGTTTCAACTGCAAAGCAGAGCTTATTTTTGGTTAATACATATGAACAATCTAATCCTATTTTGGAAAATCAGTCATAGTTTTTCTGGCATAGATAATTTTCCTGTTGATTATTTCATTAATCTGGTAATTTTGAGTATgataacatttcatttaaaatatacccCGTAATCGCCTTAATTGATGTGAAGGTCATACTTTTAAATGAtgaggatatgtgtgtgtgtgtgttttcacacATGATATGAAATGAGTTCCATATGCTGGTGGAGTGTGTTTCCATCTGTCTGCTGGGCTGACTGGTAGCCAGGCCAGCTCCAAGTCTTGGGAAAATGTGATCCGACTCCCACGTGCTGGAATTGTGGCGCCAGGCAGGT
This window contains:
- the LOC139362465 gene encoding transmembrane protein 271, translated to MKWSVRGACAALSSCLLLACALSAAAVGLKCFSLGSELRGEPFRLGAAAGAFYSGLLLAAGLSLLGAALLCCGPRDAPLAGSEPGPGLGVPAAPAGASEAAPGEPGAAAGAPGPVSSQNLLLLGVLVFMLGVLSAFAGAVIDGDTVSLVERKYSHYCLPPRAPGSSPGSAPGSTPGSAPGLAPGSAPGAPRSRSTLDSATSAKCRQLKDYQRGLVLSTVFNSLECLLGLLSLLLVKNYKSSQARRGRRGRRRGGRALARPRGGSGLRAQPLASRARRGRRGRRGRRLQQRPSEASILSPEESDLAAPGDCAGFAAHHAVSYINVGVLHALDEAGAEVRCGGHPSVELPGYAPSDPDLNASYPYCCRPPCETPRPWETRRAC